One stretch of Arachis hypogaea cultivar Tifrunner chromosome 20, arahy.Tifrunner.gnm2.J5K5, whole genome shotgun sequence DNA includes these proteins:
- the LOC112735002 gene encoding probable LRR receptor-like serine/threonine-protein kinase RFK1 isoform X6 codes for MVKLPYLREIDLSLNYLNGTIPKEWASMKLTTIALMANRLSGEIPKELGNITTLVNLDLEANQLSGHVPSQLGNLINLQRLVLSSNNLSGTLPETFALLHNLTEFRISDNSFSGKIPSFIQNWKLLQRLEMHASGLEGPIPSNISLLSNLTILRISDIDGPSQDFPVLSSMKKMRRLVLRNCNITGEIPSDIWKMENLKMLDVSFNQLVGEIPTIKPAAPMTFIFLTGNKLTGNVPDSILAAGGNVDLSYNNLTWQGPGQSACQDNLNLNLNLFRSSLGTTKLQDVLPCSKTFKCPRYSSCLHVNSGGKDVMMKENGQNILYIGDSVPGGTAEYYNDLKKLWGFSSTGDFMDDDDIQNTRYTKTLSPSNLSELYATARVSPISLTYFHYCLENGNYTVKLHFAEIQFTNDRTCNSLGKRLFDIYVQDGLVLKDFNIEEKAHGAQKPYIATIPNVSVTDNILEIRLYYAGKGTERVPYPAAYGPLISAFSIVSNSKPCSVQKKAVNYIIVGVGFGITALCLVLIIVGILWWKHFFKGIIRTEKGVDGQYNQTGTYTLEQIRAATNDFSPANKIGEGGFGPVYKGQLSDGTWVAVKQLSSKSRQGNREFLNEIAMISCLQHPNLVKLHGFCIENNQLMLVYEYMENNSLAHALFSSENQLKLDWSTRHRICIGIAKGLAFLHEESRLKIVHRDIKSTNVLLDGNLNPKISDFGLARLDEEEETHISTRVAGTVGYMAPEYALWGHLSYKADVYSYGIVVLEIVSGKNNKSYMPSDDCLCLLDKAFHLQSTENIMALVDERLGLEVNPTEAENMLKVALLCTNVSPSLRPTMSEVVNMLEEKTSIPDVVPESFFREDLRFRAIRDIYQHGENQSLSSSKTGSLIGYFVPTSSSVSGNDMHEICSKS; via the exons ATGGTTAAGCTTCCTTACCTCAGAGAAAT TGATCTTTCTCTCAACTACCTAAATGGTACCATCCCAAAGGAATGGGCTTCAATGAAACTGACTACAAT TGCTCTAATGGCTAATCGTTTATCGGGGGAGATTCCTAAGGAGTTGGGAAATATTACAACTCTAGTGAACCT GGACCTTGAAGCAAACCAATTATCTGGTCATGTACCCTCTCAACTTGGAAATCTGATTAACCTGCAAAGATT GGTTCTATCATCCAATAATTTGTCTGGGACCCTACCAGAGACATTTGCTCTATTACATAATTTGACAGAGTT TAGGATAAGTGATAATAGTTTCAGTGGAAAAATACCCAGCTTCATTCAGAACTGGAAGCTACTTCAAAGACT AGAGATGCATGCAAGTGGACTGGAGGGACCAATCCCATCAAATATATCTCTTTTGAGTAATTTAACTATTTT GAGGATTAGTGACATAGATGGTCCAAGTCAGGATTTTCCAGTTTTAAGCagcatgaaaaaaatgagaagatT GGTTTTGAGAAACTGCAATATTACTGGAGAGATTCCTAGTGACATCTGGAAAATGGAGAATTTGAAAATGCT GGATGTGAGTTTTAATCAGTTGGTTGGCGAAATTCCAACTATCAAACCTGCAGCACCAATGACTTTTAT CTTCCTAACTGGCAACAAACTAACTGGTAATGTACCTGACTCAATCTTGGCGGCGGGAGGCAATGT TGATCTTTCTTATAACAACCTTACGTGGCAAGGACCTGGGCAATCTGCTTGTCAAGATAACTT GAATTTAAACTTAAACTTGTTCCGGAGTTCTTTGGGGACCACAAAATT ACAGGATGTTCTCCCATGTTCAAAGACCTTTAAGTGTCCTAGAT ACTCAAGCTGTTTGCATGTGAATAGTGGTGGAAAGGATGTAATGATGAAAGAAAATGGTCAAAATATCCTTTATATAGGGGATAGTGTGCCGGGTGGTACTGCTGAATATTATAATGACCTTAAAAAGCTTTGGGGGTTTAGCAGCACTGGTGACTTCATGGATGATGATGACATCCAAAATACACGTTACACCAAGACATTGTCACCTTCAAATTTGTCTGAATTATATGCAACGGCACGAGTGTCCCCTATTTCGCTCACCTATTTCCATTATTGCTTGGAAAATGGGAACTATACAGTAAAGCTCCACTTTGCAGAAATACAGTTTACTAATGATAGGACATGTAACAGTCTTGGGAAACGCTTATTCGATATCTATGTCCAG GATGGACTAGTTTTGAAGGATTTTAACATTGAAGAGAAAGCACATGgtgctcaaaaaccatatatagCAACAATTCCTAATGTCAGCGTAACAGACAATATTCTAGAGATCCGACTCTACTATGCTGGCAAGGGAACTGAAAGGGTTCCTTATCCTGCAGCTTATGGTCCCCTCATATCAGCTTTCTCTATTGTTTCTA ATTCTAAACCTTGTTCAGTCCAAAAGAAAGCAGTGAATTATATAATAGTTGGAGTTGGATTTGGAATTACAGCTCTTTGCCTAGTCCTTATTATAGTAGGGATTCTTTGGTGGAAACACTTCTTCAAAGGAATAATTAGGACAGAAAAAG GTGTTGATGGACAATATAATCAGACAGGGACATATACATTAGAACAAATTAGAGCTGCCACAAATGATTTCTCTCCTGCTAACAAGATTGGGGAAGGTGGTTTTGGTCCTGTCTACAAG GGTCAGTTATCCGATGGTACTTGGGTAGCGGTCAAACAGCTTTCTTCGAAGTCACGGCAGGGGAATCGTGAATTTTTAAATGAGATAGCCATGATATCTTGTTTGCAACACCCTAATCTTGTGAAACTTCATGGATTTTGCATTGAAAACAATCAACTAATGCTGGTGTATGAGTACATGGAAAATAATAGCCTGGCTCATGCTTTATTCA GCTCAGAGAATCAGCTTAAACTTGATTGGTCAACAAGGCATAGAATCTGTATTGGCATAGCAAAAGGTCTTGCATTTCTTCATGAAGAATCTAGACTCAAGATTGTTCATCGAGATATCAAATCTACTAATGTGTTACTGGATGGGAACTTAAACCCTAAAATATCCGATTTTGGGTTGGCTAGGCTTGATGAAGAGGAAGAGACTCACATCAGCACCAGAGTGGCAGGAACAGT AGGATACATGGCACCGGAATATGCATTATGGGGTCACCTGTCTTACAAGGCTGATGTATACAGTTATGGAATTGTGGTCTTGGAAATTGTCAgtggaaagaacaataaaagttACATGCCAAGTGATGATTGTCTTTGTCTTTTAGATAAG GCATTTCATCTTCAATCCACTGAAAACATAATGGCACTGGTTGATGAAAGGCTGGGATTAGAGGTGAACCCAACCGAAGCAGAAAACATGTTGAAAGTAGCTCTGCTGTGTACGAATGTATCGCCGTCTCTTAGGCCTACAATGTCAGAGGTTGTGAACATGCTTGAAGAAAAAACTAGCATCCCAGATGTTGTACCGGAATCTTTTTTTCGTGAAGATTTAAGGTTTAGAGCCATAAGAGACATCTATCAACACGGTGAAAATCAAAGTTTGTCTTCAAGCAAAACAGGCAGTTTAATAGGATATTTTGTACCTACTTCTTCCTCAGTCTCTGGCAATGACATGCATGaaatatgctcaaaatcataG